The following proteins are co-located in the bacterium genome:
- a CDS encoding DUF4062 domain-containing protein: MSEETHPLPQFGKRQLKVFISGVVGEFRSERIALADLIRCNLKMAPLHCEDPAFAEEDEKPQHACLRGVDEADICLFLFGISDGFLGTKSGLSPTEEEFRTAFEAKKRNIYCVKDTSAQRQPGMQRIIDEVGGYEDGKWCQYFKDETDLLQRASGRLREMKDTWDFSNEIVDTFFVIRMAVQYYAQRDLSPELLSKGRRILLGITGLDELPPILALAANRLEWRHEPDYSLADENRLLGPIDEEVYNAHKGYADDDNRKENFTISIRNVRRLIEISTKERVRNADVNGGLMGWLKECMGVPRRLSWHFGIMDRKPARLPDWQSILYDEPGDHQCKD, from the coding sequence ATGTCTGAAGAAACTCATCCATTGCCTCAGTTTGGTAAGCGCCAACTGAAGGTATTCATTTCTGGAGTTGTCGGTGAGTTTAGGTCAGAGCGCATCGCTCTTGCTGATCTAATTCGCTGCAACTTAAAGATGGCACCGCTGCACTGCGAAGACCCAGCCTTCGCAGAGGAGGACGAAAAGCCTCAGCACGCATGTTTGAGAGGGGTTGACGAGGCTGACATCTGTCTATTCTTGTTTGGCATCAGCGACGGATTTCTGGGCACCAAATCGGGCCTTTCACCAACAGAGGAGGAGTTCCGAACTGCCTTTGAAGCAAAGAAGAGAAACATATACTGCGTCAAGGATACATCTGCTCAGCGGCAGCCGGGGATGCAGCGCATCATTGACGAAGTTGGCGGCTATGAAGACGGCAAATGGTGTCAATACTTCAAGGACGAGACTGATTTGCTTCAGAGGGCATCCGGCCGGCTTAGGGAAATGAAGGATACCTGGGACTTCTCAAATGAGATAGTTGATACGTTTTTCGTTATCAGAATGGCAGTCCAGTATTATGCTCAGCGCGATCTGTCTCCTGAACTGCTTTCTAAAGGACGGAGGATACTCTTAGGAATCACGGGCCTGGATGAACTACCTCCAATACTTGCCCTTGCGGCCAATCGTTTGGAGTGGCGACATGAACCAGATTATTCTCTTGCTGATGAGAATCGTCTACTGGGCCCCATAGACGAGGAAGTCTATAATGCCCACAAAGGATATGCTGACGACGACAACAGGAAAGAGAATTTCACAATCAGCATACGCAACGTAAGGCGCTTGATCGAGATATCAACAAAGGAGCGGGTAAGGAATGCTGATGTAAACGGGGGTCTTATGGGCTGGCTCAAGGAGTGTATGGGGGTTCCCAGACGGTTGAGCTGGCACTTCGGGATCATGGACCGCAAGCCCGCTCGGTTGCCGGATTGGCAAAGTATATTATATGACGAGCCTGGGGATCACCAATGTAAGGACTGA
- the hisC gene encoding histidinol-phosphate transaminase encodes MSDSEVDFSTRLVRPNILTVRPYKPGKPIEEVQRELGLTDVVKLASNENPLGASKKAVEAIRQAADSVYLYPDGGSFRLKESLAERFGVPMGNVLTGSGSTELIELIGTVLLAEGDEVIFAEPSFIMYRIVAAACSAKIVAVPLKDYAVDLDAMADAITDRTKVVYIANPNNPTGVLVGQTEIDRFMSRVTDNTVVVMDEAYFEYNVDGTFPDTMKFMRAGRNIAILRTCSKIYGLAGLRIGYGAAPSWLVDAIDRIRRPFHVNRLAQVAALAAFSDEEHVRMSRETNEVGKKYLYSAFAEMGLEYVPTSANFILVDVGQDCVRLYDELLRRGVIVRPMAAWGYTTKFRVTIGTQEQNERFIAALKQLLK; translated from the coding sequence ATGTCAGATTCGGAGGTTGACTTTAGCACACGGTTGGTTAGACCCAATATACTGACTGTCCGTCCATATAAGCCCGGCAAGCCGATCGAGGAGGTTCAGCGCGAACTCGGCCTCACTGACGTGGTGAAGCTCGCGTCAAATGAAAACCCTCTCGGCGCCTCGAAGAAAGCGGTCGAGGCCATACGGCAAGCCGCAGATAGCGTTTACCTCTACCCCGACGGAGGCAGCTTTCGCCTAAAAGAATCGCTTGCAGAACGTTTTGGCGTCCCGATGGGAAACGTTCTGACTGGGAGCGGTTCGACCGAGCTGATCGAGCTTATCGGCACTGTGCTTCTTGCCGAGGGGGATGAGGTCATCTTTGCGGAGCCTTCGTTCATCATGTATCGGATCGTGGCGGCGGCGTGCAGCGCGAAGATTGTTGCGGTTCCGCTGAAGGACTACGCGGTGGACCTCGATGCGATGGCGGACGCGATCACCGACAGGACCAAGGTGGTCTATATCGCTAATCCCAACAACCCGACGGGCGTGCTCGTTGGACAGACCGAGATCGACAGGTTCATGAGCCGCGTTACAGACAACACGGTTGTGGTCATGGACGAGGCCTACTTCGAGTACAACGTTGATGGGACGTTTCCGGACACGATGAAGTTCATGCGGGCTGGGCGCAATATCGCCATTCTGAGAACGTGCAGCAAGATATACGGCCTGGCAGGACTGCGCATAGGCTACGGCGCTGCGCCTTCCTGGCTCGTCGATGCCATCGATCGCATAAGGCGGCCGTTTCATGTCAATCGGCTTGCGCAGGTTGCGGCTCTTGCGGCATTCTCAGACGAGGAACACGTTAGGATGAGCCGGGAGACGAATGAGGTGGGGAAGAAATACCTCTACAGCGCGTTTGCCGAGATGGGCCTCGAGTACGTCCCAACGAGCGCAAACTTCATCCTCGTCGATGTCGGGCAGGACTGTGTCAGGCTCTACGATGAGCTGTTGAGGCGGGGTGTGATTGTCCGCCCGATGGCTGCCTGGGGCTACACGACCAAGTTCAGGGTTACGATAGGGACTCAGGAGCAGAACGAGAGGTTCATCGCAGCGCTGAAACAGCTGCTGAAATAG
- a CDS encoding acetate uptake transporter, with protein MAEKLANPAPLGLMGFGMTTVLLNIHNAGFYPMDTMILAMGIFYGGLAQIFAGLLEFKKGNTFGLTAFCSYGLFWMSLVFLLVAPNMGIWKAGPTDGAMVAYLFMWGLFTFCMFIATKKAPFALRFVFCSLFILFWLLAAGDAMGAAWLKKLAGWEGIICGGSAVYLAMAQVINEHYGKTVIPIG; from the coding sequence ATGGCTGAGAAGCTTGCGAACCCAGCACCATTGGGATTGATGGGATTTGGGATGACGACGGTTCTCTTGAACATCCACAACGCGGGGTTCTATCCGATGGACACGATGATCCTCGCGATGGGGATTTTCTACGGGGGGCTTGCGCAGATATTTGCTGGCCTTCTGGAGTTCAAGAAGGGCAACACGTTTGGCTTGACTGCATTCTGCTCATACGGCCTTTTCTGGATGAGCCTGGTGTTTCTGCTTGTTGCGCCCAATATGGGCATCTGGAAGGCTGGCCCGACGGACGGCGCGATGGTGGCTTATCTCTTCATGTGGGGTCTGTTCACCTTCTGCATGTTTATAGCGACCAAGAAGGCGCCGTTTGCGCTGAGGTTCGTGTTCTGTTCGCTGTTCATTCTGTTCTGGCTTCTGGCTGCTGGTGATGCGATGGGGGCTGCTTGGTTGAAGAAGCTCGCGGGCTGGGAGGGGATAATCTGCGGCGGCTCCGCTGTTTATCTGGCGATGGCGCAAGTCATCAACGAACACTATGGCAAGACGGTTATCCCGATAGGCTGA
- a CDS encoding M48 family metalloprotease, translated as MRPRLVVWGLFLLLIASPLNARTIKQEETKFGRYVDKQVIAVETILFDEALQKRINEIGDRIVRAAGGPEIAYTFRIVNSPLIGANSAAGGFVYVNTGLLDFARTEDELAAVVAHEVHHIIAGHQIELARTPERKKNKCGKEQELAADAFALEYMMKAGYAPPAMLSLLKRLLVTKRRLGIDSSGSTSSFLNAEPGLDARIERIEELLSEPKWKRRTGGQP; from the coding sequence ATGAGGCCAAGGCTGGTCGTTTGGGGATTGTTTCTACTTCTTATAGCATCTCCACTAAATGCCAGGACAATAAAGCAAGAGGAGACAAAGTTCGGCCGCTATGTCGATAAGCAGGTGATTGCTGTCGAGACAATCTTGTTCGATGAAGCGTTGCAGAAGCGGATCAATGAGATAGGAGACAGAATCGTCCGAGCCGCCGGCGGACCGGAGATTGCCTACACTTTCCGTATCGTCAATTCGCCACTAATTGGCGCCAACTCGGCGGCTGGTGGGTTCGTTTACGTGAACACCGGGCTGCTGGATTTCGCCAGGACGGAAGATGAGCTCGCAGCCGTGGTGGCCCACGAAGTGCACCATATCATAGCTGGTCACCAGATTGAGCTTGCGCGCACACCAGAGCGGAAAAAAAACAAATGCGGGAAGGAGCAAGAACTGGCGGCGGATGCTTTTGCGCTGGAATACATGATGAAAGCCGGGTATGCTCCTCCGGCAATGCTCAGCCTTCTAAAGCGATTGCTTGTTACGAAGAGAAGGCTCGGGATAGACTCCTCCGGTTCTACCTCGAGTTTCTTGAACGCGGAACCGGGGCTCGATGCGAGAATCGAGCGAATCGAGGAATTGCTTTCAGAACCCAAATGGAAAAGAAGAACGGGAGGCCAACCATGA